In Capsicum annuum cultivar UCD-10X-F1 chromosome 7, UCD10Xv1.1, whole genome shotgun sequence, one genomic interval encodes:
- the LOC107877268 gene encoding agamous-like MADS-box protein AGL104 isoform X3, whose translation MGRNKCVMEKIEDPTSRQRTYSKCKDSFVKKAKALATLCDTDVAFLMFSPTGQVTSYSSRGSVEDVMLRIVNNPVLNRGPISNEQHLRQSLTQVKI comes from the exons ATGGGTCGCAATAAGTGTGTGATGGAGAAAATTGAAGATCCAACATCCCGTCAACGGACCTACTCAAAGTGCAAAGATAGTTTTGTTAAGAAGGCAAAAGCGTTGGCTACTTTATGTGACACAGATGTTGCTTTTTTAATGTTTTCTCCAACCGGTCAAGTGACCAGCTATTCTAGCAGAGGAAG TGTTGAGGATGTCATGCTCCGTATTGTGAACAATCCTGTACTGAACAGGGG ACCCATTTCAAATGAACAG CATCTGAGGCAGAGTCTCACACAAGTCAAAATATGA
- the LOC107877268 gene encoding uncharacterized protein LOC107877268 isoform X2, with protein sequence MVEKIAVVEAHEAELMKLNQRVREAQEKIRYYEPQVENISSVQEADAYQKFLTSAMEQIQRSQERLLGCEGFVQGIENVVVASVNTVDTTYAAGTSTGYML encoded by the exons ATGGTTGAAAAGATTGCTGT TGTTGAG GCTCATGAGGCTGAGCTTATGAAGCTCAATCAACGAGTACGTGAAGCACAAGAGAAAATAAG GTATTATGAACCACAAGTGGAGAATATCAGCTCAGTCCAAGAAGCTGATGCATACCAGAAGTTCCTTACGAGTGCTATGGAACAGATACAGCGATCACAA GAAAGACTCTTGGGCTGCGAAGGATTTGTCCAGGGAATTGAAAATGTCGTG GTGGCTTCTGTCAACACAGTGGATACGACTTATGCTGCAG GAACCAGTACGGGTTACATGTTGTGA
- the LOC107877268 gene encoding uncharacterized protein LOC107877268 isoform X1 → MLINGTYFSVEAHEAELMKLNQRVREAQEKIRYYEPQVENISSVQEADAYQKFLTSAMEQIQRSQERLLGCEGFVQGIENVVVASVNTVDTTYAAGTSTGYML, encoded by the exons ATGCTGATTAATGGTACGTACTTCAGTGTTGAG GCTCATGAGGCTGAGCTTATGAAGCTCAATCAACGAGTACGTGAAGCACAAGAGAAAATAAG GTATTATGAACCACAAGTGGAGAATATCAGCTCAGTCCAAGAAGCTGATGCATACCAGAAGTTCCTTACGAGTGCTATGGAACAGATACAGCGATCACAA GAAAGACTCTTGGGCTGCGAAGGATTTGTCCAGGGAATTGAAAATGTCGTG GTGGCTTCTGTCAACACAGTGGATACGACTTATGCTGCAG GAACCAGTACGGGTTACATGTTGTGA
- the LOC107877268 gene encoding uncharacterized protein LOC107877268 isoform X4 — MKLNQRVREAQEKIRYYEPQVENISSVQEADAYQKFLTSAMEQIQRSQERLLGCEGFVQGIENVVVASVNTVDTTYAAGTSTGYML, encoded by the exons ATGAAGCTCAATCAACGAGTACGTGAAGCACAAGAGAAAATAAG GTATTATGAACCACAAGTGGAGAATATCAGCTCAGTCCAAGAAGCTGATGCATACCAGAAGTTCCTTACGAGTGCTATGGAACAGATACAGCGATCACAA GAAAGACTCTTGGGCTGCGAAGGATTTGTCCAGGGAATTGAAAATGTCGTG GTGGCTTCTGTCAACACAGTGGATACGACTTATGCTGCAG GAACCAGTACGGGTTACATGTTGTGA